AGGCAAAGTTTGACTTCGGTGAAGGTGCACACATTCCAAAAGCGATACACATTCAGTGCTCTAACCTTTATAGGCATTGGAGAGAAAGGTTGAAGGCTGACCATTTTACAAAGTGCAAAAGTTTGAAAGAAGCAGAACGTGCTTGTCCAGCAACTATAGACCTTACCCAATGGAGGTGGCTTATATATAATTATTGGGGCAATCCTAAACAGAGGGTAAGTATAGTGAATATGCTTATACTATTAGCCTTATAATAACTTTATTAATCCAATATGTTAATGTTGTAAATTTAAGGAAAAGAGTGAAAAGAATCGGGCGAATGCTCTTTCAAAGAAGATCAAGTCCGCATGTGGTGCCAAATCAACCGCTAGGATAATTTATGAATTGGTGAGCTTCTGGAAGTCTTAATTTCAAATTCGAATTCCTCTCTGGTTTGTTTACTCATTTGTGTACTTTAAGTTTCTAGTTTGAATACTATCATTTTACTTTTCCTAGGAACTTGAGGCAGAAAATGAGCAGGAGGTCAATGAAGATGAGCAGgaggtcaatgaaactaatgGTGATCCTATATATTTGAAGCTATGGGAAAAGTCAAAGAGGTAATTGGATTATTTATATCTAGTGCATCATTTTTTCTCTTATTGCAAATTTTTATCTTCTTAGTTTTATCACCATAGGCATAAAAATGGGAAGTTTGACGATGAGGCCGAAATCAAGTACAAGTCATTTAAAGAGTTACATGAAAAAGAAGTCAGAGAGAAAGGAGCTGACAATCTTATTTTGGATATTGCCTACAAAGAAGTGCTTGGATATCGTTCGGGTTATGCACGTGGGTTAGGTAAAGGCCACCCTATGTTATCCAAGGATGGGAAGAAAGGAAGAGCAGAGCTAGAAGCTAATGTGGAGCATCTGAAGAATGAAAATAGCATGATCAGAGCAGAATTTGAGTCTCATAAACTGGAGGCTAAGAAGAAATAGCAAGAATTAGAACAAAAGCTTCAGTTAATCATGGACAAGATTGGCTTGACATAAATAAGGTAAGTtttaatattaaagtgaaattatTTTGAATATAAACTCATGGGAAAGGGGGGGGTAAATGCAATCAATTTATGGGGAGATGCTGCCGAAATTAAGACGTGGGTGTTGTGTTGGGGCGGCTGATTGCAGGAAGTCAGGGAGGGTAGCTAGTTTTGCAGTTACAGTTAGATGTgtggtgttgttgttggtgcTTTGTGGCAGTGTGTTGGGACTGGTTTTTTTGTCTTGCGCCTGAGCTATCAACAGGTTGTGGTTATGCAGCTACTGTTTTGTAGTCAACTGACATAAGTTGACTCTATGGGGTTTGCTTTGGGgctgtcttttttttttctataataGTTTTGGAGTGGTGGTGTCTACTGATTTTCTACAATATCATTAACAATAAGTTGTGCTATCTCTATCCATACACATTGATCAGGTAAAACTTCAATGAACAAACATACTCCATGAGAATTTTCACGTGTGGAAATGTCCGCACAAATCAATATCATATTGCATATATCTCACTGAAGAGAACATTAATGATGAAAGCTGGCTACTGTGTAAGCAATCTGATTGAGTAAGCTCCACCTAGTATATAGGCGAAAAATAAGAAGTGATGTTACACTTTCAAAAGATAAAGGGTTTGCAAGGAAAAGCTCTTCCCCTGCTGCATCTTCATCTGTTCTGAAATCAAGTATATATAAATTAAAACAAGCAAAAGATTTGTTATAGAACAACTCCACAGAAAAAAGTAACACAAGTTTCAACAGGGGCAAATAAGTTGAGACACGTCAGACAAAATATTGTGATTAGGTGTTTGTTTTGTTCTTAAACTTTGAATGAAATCAGTTTAATCACCAGTTCGATCTGTTCACCCCTAACCTTGTTATCTGAATCCTTTATCTCTTTCTGTTTTTGTTCTTCCATGTGTTTTGTTATTCAGTCTATGGCTAGTAATTTGAATCACGCACGCCTTTTTTCGACTCTTGGTTGTTGTATTTTATGACAGATAGGTATTTTCATAGTTAAATTAGTCTTA
This Spinacia oleracea cultivar Varoflay chromosome 6, BTI_SOV_V1, whole genome shotgun sequence DNA region includes the following protein-coding sequences:
- the LOC110775384 gene encoding uncharacterized protein produces the protein MASSSRNLPEGEKTINLDTQSSLSQLDSTTQQPKKKRQGPFRGPSRALKYKKLRSTEPGKVKVHIPSSLGAAVGKNANQFVGECADWVKEICPLNVQSWNDMPEDAIDRLYSRIHAKFDFGEGAHIPKAIHIQCSNLYRHWRERLKADHFTKCKSLKEAERACPATIDLTQWRWLIYNYWGNPKQREKSEKNRANALSKKIKSACGAKSTARIIYELELEAENEQEVNEDEQEVNETNGDPIYLKLWEKSKRHKNGKFDDEAEIKYKSFKELHEKEVREKGADNLILDIAYKEVLGYRSGYARGLGKGHPMLSKDGKKGRAELEANVEHLKNENSMIRAEFESHKLEAKKK